From the Lysinibacillus fusiformis genome, the window AATAGTTAGTTATAACCCCTCTAAATTATCCAACAAACTATACCCATATTTAGCAAATTGTTGTTTGACTTGGTTAATACAATATGCAATTCGTTTCTTTTTTTCTTCTTCAGAATATCCTATTGGGTTTTTTACACAAGCACCCAAATCAATCCATTTCAACGTGCTATTTACCGTATCCCAGTATATATGTTCAAATTTAAAATCAAAATCATATCTGTCTACATTCATCATATCTTTTTTTGCTTCAATCATTTTCAAAACAATTTCTTTTAATTCGTTGTTAGTTATGCCTTCTTTTAAAACCTGTGATAAAGTTTTACCATTCACTTTTTCTAAAAATAAAAACTCCCTTTTTTTATATGCATAAATTTTAGGAAAATAAGGACTACTGTTTAACTCTAACAATGCGTAAATATCGTTATCCCCTTTTCCTTCAGATAGAAATTTTTTCAATATAATTCCTTTGTTTTTCATTTCATAAACAATTGACCGTTTTCGATGTAATTGAATGATTTCAACTTCTTTACTCAATATAAGATTATATTCATATAAATAAATAGATTCTTTAGTCTCTTCTGGTAGATCATAAAAATAATTTGTGACAAGCAAAACTTGATTACTCCTTTCATCATAAGAAGATTCGACAAAAAGAGCTTATTCCCTTTATATTTCCATTATTTCTACATTCAAAAAAGTGAATACATTTTAATCATTGGATAAGAAGAATTGGATGAAAGGTCACCTATCTTTACAAAAAACCCAAACTACACAGAAGCTCATAACACTTCATTAGTTTGGGTTTCTTTATAAATAAATTTTCTTTTCAAAGCACGCTTTCTATCAAATATTATAGATACTTTAACTATAATCTTTTAGGCCTTCCAATGAAAATCCAAATTACCAGGAACAAACTATATATAAATGGCATATAGAAAGTACTCCCTGCATCTGCTCCATTCTTGATAGCGATTCCTATAAAAGCCCAGATAATTACTAATGGAAAAAATACATCTTGCTTATAAACACGTATAAAAGTAGCTAGCACAGTCGCAAGAATAAGTAATAACTGTGCCCATATTTCCTCCGAGAGCCCAAACCCATCCCACTCATAATATTTAAGCACAAAGCTAATATTAGCCATCAACGCCACACTAATCCACCCTAAATATACAGAAAACGGAAGTCTCCCTGAAAAACGATTATCCTCTTTCGGGTAACTTACATACAGAAAAATTATATGAACCAATAAGCCGACCATAATAACAATGGACGTTATAAACAATTCATAATGCCAGCTCAACAACCATGCGATATTTAATAATGCAGTGATTACAAAGAGACCAAGCTTGCTATTTATACGATTAGTAGTTGAAGATCGAAATTGTTGTACAAGCCAAATGAATAATAAAAAATAAATCAAGCCCCAAATACTAAAAACATAACCCGCTGGAATAAACAATACATCTACCTGATTAGAAATTTCACCTGTCTTTTTCCCATTAATCCCCACCGTGCTAGCTAGTCCATTAATAATAACCATGGCGAAATAACTTATGAGTGCAAGCCATTTCATGTTCTTTCCCCCTCTCATTTACATCATCTAATTCAATATATTCATTACCCATTCCAACTTATAATTACTCCGCTTACATAACATGAATAAATTATTTAAAGCCATTCGCTTATCTATAAAATCGTATAGCCTACTCATTATGGTATGGAAGAAAAAACCAACAAATTGTCTCATTAAATTCCCCACCCTTATTTCCTTTTTATTCAATATTCAACCACTATAGTTATACAATTGTTGTACAACTTTTAAATATCTATATTATAATATGAAAAGTTGTAAGGTTTCGGAAAGCACTACGGCACACAAATACTCACAATCATGAATGTTACTAGCTATAGAAAGGCAGGGAAATAATGACACCAACAGATTGGCAATATAATATTACGCAGGTATCTGAAATCACAGGGCTATCCAAACAAGTGATACGTAAATGGGAAGAGCGCTACCAACTTGTTCATCCAAAAAGATTAGAAAATGGACACCGTGTTTATAGTGAAGAGGATGTGCAGCTATATTTAAAAGTACTTAGCCTTTCAAACCAAGGCTATTCTATAAAACAAGCAGTGACAATTGTACTTAGCAATCAAAATGTTTTAGAGGCAGTTACCCCCACAGTGTTGACCATAAGCGACAATGTAGATCATTTCTGTAATCTTTTATTGGAAGAAGGAAGACTTTGCAATGAAGTAGAACTTAATCGACTCTTGCAACAAGCAAATCATTCATTAGGATTAGCAAAATTTCTATCTCATGTGATTATTCCTTTCTTACAAGAGGTAGGAAGATTATGGGAAAAACAGGTATGGACCGAGTATCAAGAATCTGTTACTACAATGATTGTTAGAGATTATTTAGTACAATTAAGACGGAATTACCACTCTAAAGAGGATGCACCACTAATAATGGGCGCATGCTTACCAGGGGAGCATCATGAAGTTCAACTTCATATTTTATTGTTGCAAGCAATGATGACTGGTTGGCGATCATTCCTTGTTGGCAGTTCTCCAGCTGTTGGGGCAATTGAATCTTTAATCATACATTTTAAACCAAAGGTGGTTCTATTATCTGCTATGACTACAAGGCCATTTGAGTTATACCCTACTAGCATTCAGCAATTAGATGACTTCGCTGCAAAACATCCTTCTATTCGATTTTATATGGGGGGTGCTGGCTCTGAAGAGTATTTAAAAACACATTCCTTACATTCAATTGCTATTGCCAGTACTATTGATGAAGTTATAAATAACTTATAAACTCTCACTCTAAATAACATTTATTTTTAGTAGGAGTTTAACGTTTTGGTTAGAACTAGTACTATAAGCAAAAGTTAAAAAGTTTATTAATACTGCTATCCCTGTTTAAATAAGGCATTGTTCTTACAATCTATTTTATTGAGAAGTTCAACGAGAATATCATGGATGAAAGCATTGGTTACACATGCTTTTGTCTATGATTTTTTTTTGCACGCAATAGCCATAAAATAATTTTTTAAATTTCAAGAATATATAGTTTGCACATTTTTGTACACTAATTGTATAATCACTGTATAACTTTTGTACAACCAATAAATATTTTTATCTTTTTATAAATCATGACTCAATACAGGTAGTGTTATAAGACTAAATAGCAGATACGGAGGTTTTTCACAATGAAAAAGGAGATTATTGTTATAGGAGCTGGTCCAGGTGGTTTAGCGTCGGCAATGCTGCTTAGCGCTAAAGGATTTAATGTCAAAGTTTACGAGAAACAACCCTATATTGGTGGTAGAACAAGTGAAATAAAGCTAGGAGAATATAAATTTGATATGGGCCCCACATTTTTAAATATGTTTTATATTATTGAAGAAATATTCGAGCTTGCCGGTAAAAATATACATAATTATATAGATCTAGTAAACCTAGATCCAATGTATGAATTAATTTTTCACGATAAGCGCATTAAAATGACTCGTGATCGTGAGGAAATGATTCGTCAAATAAATGAACTATTTCCAGGCAATGAGGGCTCTTTTGAAAAATATATGAAGGAAACTAATCACAAATTAGAAGCGTTAGTACCTGTATTGCAAGCAAGCATGAACCGTTATACAGATTTACTACAACCAAAAGTTTTAAAGGCATTGGGT encodes:
- a CDS encoding MerR family transcriptional regulator, which produces MTPTDWQYNITQVSEITGLSKQVIRKWEERYQLVHPKRLENGHRVYSEEDVQLYLKVLSLSNQGYSIKQAVTIVLSNQNVLEAVTPTVLTISDNVDHFCNLLLEEGRLCNEVELNRLLQQANHSLGLAKFLSHVIIPFLQEVGRLWEKQVWTEYQESVTTMIVRDYLVQLRRNYHSKEDAPLIMGACLPGEHHEVQLHILLLQAMMTGWRSFLVGSSPAVGAIESLIIHFKPKVVLLSAMTTRPFELYPTSIQQLDDFAAKHPSIRFYMGGAGSEEYLKTHSLHSIAIASTIDEVINNL
- a CDS encoding TspO/MBR family protein; the protein is MKWLALISYFAMVIINGLASTVGINGKKTGEISNQVDVLFIPAGYVFSIWGLIYFLLFIWLVQQFRSSTTNRINSKLGLFVITALLNIAWLLSWHYELFITSIVIMVGLLVHIIFLYVSYPKEDNRFSGRLPFSVYLGWISVALMANISFVLKYYEWDGFGLSEEIWAQLLLILATVLATFIRVYKQDVFFPLVIIWAFIGIAIKNGADAGSTFYMPFIYSLFLVIWIFIGRPKRL